Within the Opitutales bacterium genome, the region CAATAGTCATGACAAAGGCCGACCCAATGCCGGGGCTCTTCATCAGCACGTTCACCGCGCGCGCCCATGCGGAAACGCTGATCTTTCGCCGGGATGTGGTGAAAGACTAAGCACTGATGGTCATCTGTGGGCAAACGTAGCGGAGGCTGTTGTTTACGATTCTCGGGCTCCATGACTTCTAAAGGAGCCAAATGAATAATCCCATACCCACAAGGGTTTATCTTCTTTTTACACTGGAGAACCCTGCAAAAACGAGTAGCTCATGAAACCCTACCTGGCTTTCAGGAAATGACCCAGCCCACAGGCAAAACCAGGCGGCGACGAAGCACCGCCCTCCATTTGGAGGGGCATGCTTCGTCATGACCCAAAGCCTAAACGATCCCAAAGCAAAACATTCGCG harbors:
- a CDS encoding SUMF1/EgtB/PvdO family nonheme iron enzyme, which codes for MEPENRKQQPPLRLPTDDHQCLVFHHIPAKDQRFRMGARGERADEEPRHWVGLCHDYWLGETPVTQADYAALVKMSRVDLPSRASDFKCKPDHPVASLS